A region of Bradysia coprophila strain Holo2 unplaced genomic scaffold, BU_Bcop_v1 contig_373, whole genome shotgun sequence DNA encodes the following proteins:
- the LOC119081929 gene encoding serine/arginine-rich splicing factor 7, with translation MSKKMSRYPNDCKVYVGELGNSARKNDLEDSFSYYGPLRNVWIARNPPGFAFVEFEDARDAEDAVRGLDGRTICGRRARVELSNGKSGRGFRGPPSRSRGRPFDPSDRCYECGDRGHYARDCRKQGRSRRRSHSRSRSRSRSHRTRSHTGSRSRSRSRRSRSRENSRDSRNGHDHSKSPQPRSVPRRSNSHGGSKTPKRSHSHSKSRSLSRNGGD, from the exons ATG tcGAAGAAAATGTCTCGCTACCCCAACGACTGTAAAGTCTACGTTGGTGAACTCGGTAACAGTGCCAGGAAAAACGATTTGGAGGATTCATTCAGCTATTACGGGCCGCTACGCAACGTATGGATTGCTCGTAATCCACCTGG TTTCGCTTTTGTCGAATTCGAGGATGCAAGGGATGCTGAAGACGCGGTGAGAGGACTAGATGGTCGTACCATATGTGGACGACGCGCTCGTGTTGAATTATCGAATGGAAAGTCTGGCAGAGGTTTTCGAGGACCGCCGAGCCGCAGTCGTGGTCGGCCATTCGATCCGTCTGATAG ATGTTACGAGTGTGGAGACCGTGGTCACTATGCCAGAGATTGTCGTAAGCAAGGAAGAAGTCGTCGTCG CTCTCATTCGCGTAGCCGTAGCCGTTCACGCAGCCATCGAACGCGCTCTCACACTGGATCTCGTAGCCGTTCCCGATCCCGACGATCACGATCCCGTGAAAATTCACGCGATTCACGCAACGGTCACGATCATTCCAAGTCACCGCAGCCGCGTTCCGTTCCACGACGATCGAACAGCCATGGCGGCAGTAAAACACCGAAACGTTCGCACAGCCATTCGAAGAGTCGTTCTCTGTCGAGAAATGGCGGGGATTGA
- the LOC119081928 gene encoding heterogeneous nuclear ribonucleoprotein 27C yields the protein MEEDERGKLFVGGLSWETTQENLQRFFSRYGEIVDCVVMKNNETGRSRGFGFVTFADPSNLNIVLQNGPHCLDGRTIDPKPCNPRTLQKPRKGGGFKIFLGGLPSNITETDLRHFFNRYGKVTEVVIMYDQEKKKSRGFGFLSFEDEGSVDSVTHERYINLNGKQVEIKKAEPRDGGGGYNKMGDSSQWGHHQGQPMGMVQGPNGQMGGPPMNMHAPNMMTGYQNWGTSPQQQSYGYGGNSAPNSYQGWGGPPPQGVPQWNNYGNPPPTQGYGGYDMYNSSSAPNASSGANWSSWNIPSNNGGSAAASGPDMYNRSQTWTGNQSAGAPGMPRGGPGNSASKSGSEYEYSGYGSGYDYDYTNYGKDQGSATSFVPRSYGETSAPAQYPPSQAV from the exons ATGGAGGAAGATGAGCGAGGCAAATTATTTGTTGGAGGACTATCGTGGGAAACCACGCAAGAGAACTTACAACGTTTTTTCAGTCGATACGGTGAAATTGTCGATTGTGTGGTGATGAAAAATAACGAAACTGGCCGGAGCAGAG GTTTCGGTTTCGTTACATTTGCTGATCCATCCAATTTGAACATCGTATTGCAGAATGGACCGCATTGTTTGGATGGCCGAACGATAGACCCGAAGCCGTGCAATCCACGTACGCTTCAAAAACCACGCAAAGGTGGTGGCTTCAAGATTTTCCTTGGCGGTCTACCATCGAATATTACCGAAACGGATTTGCGACATTTCTTTAATCGGTATGGCAAAGTGACCGAGGTCGTCATCATGTACGATcaggagaagaaaaaatcccGCGGCTTTGGATTTCTTTCGTTTGAAGACGAAGGATCAGTAGACT CCGTCACCCACGAGCGCTACATCAATCTGAATGGAAAGCAAGTCGAAATCAAGAAAGCTGAACCCAGAGACGGTGGCGGCGGATACAACAAAATGGGCGACTCGAGTCAATGGGGCCATCATCAAGGACAACCAATGGGCATGGTACAAGGACCGAATGGACAAATGGGCGGCCCACCGATGAATATGCATGCACCGAACATGATGACTGGCTATCAAAATTGGGGAACGTCACCACAACAACAAAGCTACGGTTACGGCGGTAACAGTGCTCCGAATTCGTATCAAGGCTGGGGTGGACCACCACCACAAGGCGTCCCACAATGGAATAACTACGGCAATCCGCCACCAACGCAAGGTTACGGCGGCTACGACATGTACAATTCCTCATCAGCACCGAACGCATCGTCCGGCGCCAATTGGAGTTCATGGAACATACCGTCGAACAATGGCGGCAGTGCAGCCGCATCTGGTCCCGATATGTACAATCGTTCGCAAACGTGGACCGGCAATCAATCGGCCGGTGCGCCAGGAATGCCACGCGGTGGACCAGGAAACAGTGCCTCAAAATCGGGTTCCGAGTACGAGTACAGTGGGTACGGATCGGGATACGATTATGACTACACAAATTATGGTAAGGATCAAGGTAGTGCAACGTCGTTCGTGCCGCGATCGTACGGTGAAACGTCAGCACCGGCACAGTATCCGCCGTCCCAAGCAGtttag
- the LOC119081933 gene encoding thyrostimulin alpha-2 subunit, which produces MTLIQIVAMLLFANAAITKDMHGPPWMSPGCHKVGHTRKIEIPDCVEFTINTNACRGFCESYAVPSPPLTTGLVRAPKPVTSIGQCCNIMESEDVNVRLNCLGGPKNLTFKSATKCSCYHCKKD; this is translated from the exons ATGACGCTAATTCAGATTGTGGCAATGTTACTTTTCGCCAATGCAGCCATAACGAAAGACATGCACGGACCACCATGGATGTCACCCGGTTGCCATAAAGTTg GCCACACtaggaaaattgaaataccCGATTGTGTAGAGTTTACAATTAACACCAACG CATGTCGTGGATTCTGTGAGTCGTATGCTGTTCCGTCGCCACCATTAACAACTGGCCTTGTACGAGCACCGAAACCAGTAACATCGATCGGCCAATGCTGCAACATTATGGAATCGGAGGATGTGAATGTTAGACTGAATTGTTTAGGAGGGCCGAAAAATTTGACCTTTAAATCAGCCACCAAATGCTCGTGCTATCACTGCAAAAAGGATTAA